One window of Mycoplasmopsis gallopavonis genomic DNA carries:
- the prfA gene encoding peptide chain release factor 1, which produces MENTMYKSLLQIKQKHDELQEQLLNPEVVSDIKNYTKINKEINSIKDIVEAFNEYLQAEQNLKNAKEILNIEKDEEMIFLAKSEISESESLMEKLAESLKILILPKDENDNRDVIVEIRGAAGGDEANIFAGDLFRMYQKWCAQNDMKTTLLESSSTEGGGFSLVTFSVKGDKPYSKLKFESGVHRVQRVPVTETKGRVHTSTATVTVMPEIDDDIEIEVKSEDIRVDVFRSSGNGGQSVNTTDSAVRITHFPSGIVVSCQEGKSQIQNKEIAMRILKSKLYDIEIQKKQQEEAGYRKLAGSGARSEKIRTYNYPQDRVTDHRISFSTSLSPVMEGKINPIIDALLTEEQNEKIKEAGI; this is translated from the coding sequence ATGGAAAATACAATGTATAAATCTTTACTTCAAATTAAACAAAAACATGATGAACTTCAAGAACAATTACTCAACCCAGAAGTTGTTTCTGATATTAAAAATTACACAAAAATAAACAAAGAAATTAACTCAATCAAAGATATTGTCGAAGCTTTTAATGAGTATTTGCAAGCAGAACAAAATTTAAAAAATGCCAAAGAAATTCTTAACATTGAAAAAGATGAAGAAATGATTTTTCTTGCTAAAAGTGAAATTTCAGAATCAGAAAGCTTAATGGAAAAACTTGCTGAAAGTTTAAAAATCTTAATCCTTCCAAAAGATGAAAACGATAATCGTGATGTAATCGTCGAAATTAGAGGTGCAGCTGGTGGTGATGAAGCAAACATTTTTGCAGGTGATTTATTTAGAATGTACCAAAAATGATGTGCACAAAATGACATGAAAACAACACTTTTAGAATCATCGTCAACAGAAGGTGGAGGTTTTTCTCTTGTGACTTTTTCAGTTAAAGGTGATAAACCATATTCAAAACTTAAATTCGAAAGTGGTGTCCACAGAGTTCAAAGAGTTCCTGTAACCGAAACGAAAGGTAGAGTGCATACTTCAACAGCAACAGTAACAGTAATGCCTGAAATTGATGATGATATTGAAATAGAAGTAAAATCAGAAGATATTAGAGTTGACGTTTTCCGTTCAAGTGGTAATGGAGGTCAATCTGTTAATACAACTGATTCAGCCGTTAGAATTACTCACTTCCCAAGTGGAATTGTTGTTTCTTGTCAAGAAGGAAAGAGTCAAATCCAAAACAAAGAAATTGCAATGAGAATCCTTAAATCAAAACTTTATGATATTGAAATTCAAAAGAAACAACAAGAAGAAGCTGGATACCGTAAATTAGCAGGAAGCGGAGCACGTAGTGAAAAAATTAGAACTTATAATTATCCACAAGATCGTGTAACTGATCATAGAATTTCTTTCTCAACAAGTTTATCTCCTGTAATGGAAGGTAAAATCAATCCTATTATTGACGCATTATTAACCGAAGAACAAAACGAGAAAATCAAAGAAGCTGGAATTTAA
- a CDS encoding IS3 family transposase encodes MLIFYIFKGEKMGKHFTEEQEKEIYNTFFQLGKKYAIELMYKYGAKAKDKYVKARLRGILKHYNCNMNKKPRKPGTGRSRKVKEQDINWDIFTREDLIEIAKRYREITKDKFKTEKVQEASNINMASYKLAILLYLCRQTISKHKRNNFAPKNKSRKIKYQDLIIDSFKQNRSKYGRQKLKYFILKHYKIDINERTLGRYINALGLFCNIRKRKKLKEVKNTSIIKENIVNRDYNDVYNRNIYATDVTYLPATKDAINNNVYLSVVIKHKTKEIISFSLSKFNDSKLIYKTFENVDFEKSFILHSDHCSTYTSDDFSRFIQNKGGIISLSKVGNSLDNRVVEYWFSNLKTELIRDLNIKAMTLSELEKVISNYVNWYNKFRIQSCLNWKTPYEYSMGLSNLINC; translated from the coding sequence ATGTTAATTTTTTATATTTTTAAAGGAGAAAAAATGGGAAAACATTTTACAGAAGAACAAGAAAAAGAAATTTATAATACATTTTTTCAATTAGGCAAAAAGTATGCAATTGAACTTATGTATAAATATGGTGCAAAAGCAAAAGATAAATATGTGAAAGCAAGATTACGAGGAATATTAAAACATTATAATTGTAATATGAATAAAAAACCAAGAAAGCCTGGAACCGGTAGGTCAAGAAAAGTGAAAGAACAAGATATAAATTGAGACATTTTTACACGAGAAGATTTAATTGAAATTGCAAAAAGATATAGAGAAATTACAAAAGATAAATTTAAAACAGAGAAAGTTCAAGAGGCATCAAATATTAATATGGCTTCGTATAAACTTGCTATTTTGTTGTATCTTTGTAGACAAACAATATCCAAACATAAAAGAAATAATTTTGCTCCTAAAAATAAATCCAGAAAAATAAAGTACCAAGACTTGATTATTGATTCATTTAAACAAAATAGATCTAAATATGGTAGACAAAAATTAAAATATTTTATCTTAAAGCACTATAAAATAGACATAAACGAAAGAACTCTAGGAAGATATATTAATGCCTTAGGTTTATTTTGCAATATCAGAAAAAGAAAAAAATTAAAAGAAGTAAAGAACACATCTATCATAAAAGAAAACATTGTGAATAGAGATTATAACGATGTATATAACAGAAATATATATGCTACTGATGTAACATATCTCCCAGCGACAAAAGATGCGATAAACAATAATGTTTATCTTTCAGTAGTGATTAAACATAAAACTAAAGAAATAATTAGTTTTTCTCTTTCCAAATTTAATGATTCAAAATTAATTTACAAAACATTTGAAAATGTTGATTTTGAAAAAAGTTTTATACTACATTCAGATCATTGCTCAACTTATACATCTGATGATTTTTCTCGTTTTATTCAAAATAAAGGTGGAATAATTTCACTTTCAAAAGTGGGAAACAGTTTAGATAATAGAGTTGTGGAATATTGATTTTCAAATTTAAAAACTGAATTAATTAGAGATTTAAATATCAAAGCTATGACTTTGAGTGAACTAGAAAAAGTAATATCTAATTATGTTAATTGATACAACAAATTTAGAATTCAATCATGTCTAAATTGAAAAACCCCATACGAATATAGTATGGGGCTATCCAATTTGATAAATTGTTAA
- the recU gene encoding Holliday junction resolvase RecU codes for MNYKNKGMFLEEVINNSLFYYQKNQIAFIEKKEVPIKITKTANIGTNVIVKGKLFVKSTVDYIGMYQGKFICFEAKSSEKDLYRYKNIKKHQWDYLELIAKNGGISFFVFYFASDNSFFKVDSLKLLEHKKAHSSISKDKIEELGTKIELEFPGIINIFK; via the coding sequence ATGAATTATAAAAATAAAGGAATGTTTTTGGAAGAAGTTATAAATAATAGTTTGTTTTACTATCAAAAAAATCAAATTGCATTTATCGAGAAAAAAGAAGTGCCTATTAAAATTACAAAAACAGCTAATATAGGAACAAATGTTATTGTTAAAGGAAAACTTTTTGTAAAATCAACAGTTGATTATATCGGAATGTATCAAGGTAAATTTATTTGTTTTGAAGCAAAAAGCTCAGAAAAAGATCTTTATCGATATAAAAACATCAAAAAACATCAGTGAGATTATTTAGAGTTAATTGCTAAAAATGGAGGAATTTCGTTTTTTGTATTTTATTTTGCTAGTGATAATTCTTTTTTTAAAGTCGATTCTTTAAAACTTCTCGAACATAAAAAAGCTCATAGCTCAATTAGTAAAGACAAAATTGAAGAGTTAGGAACAAAAATAGAACTTGAATTTCCGGGGATTATCAATATTTTTAAATAA
- the tpiA gene encoding triose-phosphate isomerase, whose amino-acid sequence MKNKVIIGNWKMNKTFSESVLFLQDLAACHDQNKDKIAENIKYAIAAPFTNLSAFSLNQVPHLEVAAQNMSNKEAGAYTGEIAPNMLVEMGVKYVVLGHSERREYYHESNQFVYEKAKLALEYNLIPVICVGETLEEYEAGKTKEVVKKQIEESVKDLDYTRIIVAYEPIWAIGTGKVATPEIAEEVCKYIHELTSNDLIVQYGGSVNPKNIAELSQMPNIDGFLVGGASLEAESFIKLLTLGK is encoded by the coding sequence ATGAAAAATAAAGTAATTATTGGTAACTGAAAAATGAACAAAACTTTTTCAGAATCAGTTTTATTCTTACAAGATTTAGCTGCTTGCCACGATCAAAATAAAGACAAAATTGCAGAAAATATTAAATACGCTATTGCAGCTCCATTTACAAATTTATCTGCTTTCTCATTAAATCAAGTTCCTCACTTAGAGGTTGCTGCACAAAACATGTCAAATAAAGAAGCTGGTGCATACACAGGAGAAATTGCTCCAAACATGCTTGTTGAAATGGGTGTAAAATATGTAGTTTTAGGACATTCAGAAAGAAGAGAATATTACCACGAATCAAATCAATTTGTTTATGAAAAAGCAAAATTAGCTTTAGAATATAATTTAATTCCTGTTATTTGTGTTGGAGAAACTCTTGAAGAGTATGAAGCAGGGAAAACAAAAGAGGTTGTTAAAAAACAAATTGAAGAATCAGTTAAAGATTTAGATTACACAAGAATTATTGTTGCTTACGAACCTATTTGAGCAATCGGAACTGGTAAAGTTGCAACACCAGAAATCGCTGAAGAAGTATGTAAATATATTCACGAATTAACTTCAAATGATTTAATTGTTCAATACGGTGGAAGTGTTAATCCAAAAAACATCGCTGAACTTTCACAAATGCCTAACATCGATGGTTTCCTTGTAGGAGGAGCTAGTTTAGAGGCTGAAAGTTTTATTAAACTTTTAACATTAGGAAAATAA
- a CDS encoding DDE-type integrase/transposase/recombinase, which yields MRLKQFTKEQKLKYIHIYQKEGFEIAIITFVEDFWERYQIIKQRKEGKHENPYRRAKALLKSWIKIYNFNMNNLESKSGKSKKPNSGRRKRVSINELCEEDRDLYQDIMEEILEERGVKQQEIFEKIRKRKEEKSKQFRNISKISLVLKLNRTSFYYSYSKKEKIDKKKYIDHELINWINLEAKNSNFVIGRDKLYQKYLLTHQKRISSYLFRLNYEFNQYKSRAYQKKKSKKNKEVKFSRIWASDLVQGNFKSNYFGEKLHADIKFIKTKEGMRFLHVITETFSNTVLNWTLSDIRDSASTIKLVQDTLDKHQIKPTIFHSDHGIEYANFAFSKFLKNVNTKQSMSPKGNSLANRPSEFIFALIQRELLDFYETDKMLDSEVNLIISKYFSWYNLERPQSNLNWKTPHGFLTHATLSV from the coding sequence ATGCGTTTAAAACAATTTACAAAAGAACAAAAATTAAAATATATCCACATTTACCAAAAAGAAGGTTTTGAAATAGCGATTATAACTTTTGTTGAAGATTTTTGAGAAAGATATCAAATCATAAAACAAAGAAAAGAGGGTAAGCATGAAAATCCTTATAGAAGAGCGAAAGCTTTATTAAAGAGTTGGATAAAAATATATAATTTCAACATGAATAATTTAGAAAGTAAATCAGGTAAAAGTAAAAAACCTAACTCAGGAAGAAGAAAAAGAGTTAGCATCAATGAATTGTGTGAGGAAGATAGAGATCTTTATCAGGATATTATGGAAGAAATTTTGGAAGAAAGAGGAGTAAAACAACAAGAAATTTTTGAAAAAATTAGAAAAAGAAAAGAAGAAAAAAGTAAACAATTTAGAAATATTTCAAAAATTTCATTAGTTTTGAAATTAAATCGAACTTCTTTTTATTACTCTTATTCTAAGAAAGAAAAAATTGACAAAAAGAAATATATTGATCATGAATTAATTAATTGAATTAATTTAGAAGCTAAAAATTCTAATTTTGTTATAGGAAGAGATAAACTTTATCAAAAATACTTATTAACGCACCAAAAAAGAATTTCTTCATATTTATTTAGACTAAATTATGAATTTAATCAATATAAATCAAGAGCATATCAAAAGAAAAAATCAAAGAAAAACAAAGAGGTAAAATTCTCTAGAATCTGAGCATCAGATTTAGTTCAAGGAAATTTTAAATCAAATTATTTTGGTGAAAAATTACATGCAGATATTAAATTTATTAAAACAAAAGAAGGAATGAGATTTCTTCATGTTATCACCGAAACTTTTAGTAACACTGTTTTAAATTGAACTTTATCGGATATAAGAGATTCTGCATCTACTATAAAGCTTGTTCAAGATACTCTTGATAAACATCAAATCAAACCTACTATTTTTCATTCAGATCACGGAATTGAATATGCAAATTTTGCCTTTTCTAAATTTTTAAAAAATGTAAATACTAAACAATCAATGTCTCCAAAAGGTAATTCATTAGCAAATAGACCTTCCGAATTTATTTTTGCATTAATTCAAAGAGAATTATTAGATTTTTATGAAACTGATAAAATGTTAGATAGCGAAGTGAATTTAATCATATCTAAATATTTTTCTTGATATAACCTCGAAAGACCTCAATCAAATTTAAATTGAAAAACGCCGCATGGTTTTTTAACACATGCGACGTTAAGTGTCTAA
- a CDS encoding HU family DNA-binding protein — MTKKDFIVEVAEFADLEPKVVEKVFDSMVFVLKEQLITEEKVRLSKLGIFSTVVKQSRTIQNKFTKEEQQVPQRRVIKYKPSKYLRDQVDIKA; from the coding sequence ATGACAAAAAAAGATTTTATCGTAGAAGTGGCAGAATTTGCTGATTTAGAACCAAAAGTAGTTGAAAAAGTTTTTGACTCAATGGTTTTCGTTCTTAAAGAACAATTAATTACAGAAGAAAAAGTTAGACTTTCAAAATTAGGAATTTTTTCTACTGTTGTTAAACAATCACGTACAATTCAAAATAAATTCACAAAAGAAGAACAACAAGTTCCTCAAAGACGTGTTATTAAATATAAACCTTCTAAATACTTACGTGACCAAGTTGATATTAAAGCTTAG
- the prmC gene encoding peptide chain release factor N(5)-glutamine methyltransferase — MPTKEDLILEKRRYGLDQTVSTFELEQLKQQMPIQKIIGYIEMADVNIDLSYNVLIPRYETEELIYWVKEEIHKINKKDFKILDLCTGSGFIGLALKKNFPHFEVTLSDISSQAIKQTKLNAQRNNLDVMIIQSNLFENLKTNNYDLIVANPPYLQSSEILSDSVLNFEPSSALFAPDDGFYFYKEIIKEAPKYLKNGHGLLFFEINPFHLEIWKKLSQKLDIEIQNDISNKPRMVKIRF; from the coding sequence ATGCCTACAAAAGAAGATTTAATTTTAGAAAAGCGTAGATACGGTTTGGATCAAACTGTATCTACTTTTGAATTAGAGCAATTAAAACAACAAATGCCTATTCAAAAAATTATTGGATACATTGAAATGGCAGATGTGAACATCGATCTTAGTTATAATGTTTTAATACCCCGTTACGAAACCGAGGAATTAATTTATTGAGTGAAAGAAGAAATTCACAAAATAAATAAGAAAGATTTTAAAATTCTAGATTTATGCACAGGGAGTGGTTTTATTGGACTTGCTTTGAAAAAAAATTTTCCTCATTTTGAAGTGACATTATCTGACATTAGTTCCCAAGCAATCAAGCAAACTAAATTAAATGCACAAAGAAATAATTTAGATGTAATGATTATTCAAAGTAATTTATTTGAAAATCTTAAAACTAATAATTATGATTTAATTGTTGCAAATCCTCCCTATTTACAAAGTTCAGAAATTCTTTCCGATAGTGTTTTAAATTTCGAACCATCTAGTGCTCTTTTCGCACCTGATGATGGATTTTATTTTTACAAAGAAATAATTAAAGAAGCTCCCAAATATCTTAAAAATGGACATGGTTTACTTTTTTTTGAAATCAATCCGTTTCATTTAGAAATTTGAAAAAAATTAAGTCAAAAGTTAGATATTGAAATTCAAAATGATATTTCAAATAAACCAAGAATGGTAAAAATTAGATTTTAG
- a CDS encoding ABC transporter ATP-binding protein: MAISKKKKDNLPIIELKEVVKEFDDKVVLHSVDLKINRGEFVTLLGPSGSGKTTILRLLGGFEWATRGEIMFNGLDIKDLSPHKRNVSTIFQDYALFPHLNVEGNVAYGLKLKRVKKEVINEKHIKLLETKKKQWIAKAEAKMAELDKIQEQYTKELESIPEGTRQYRKRQEWLDDSDFQYSYWENYVNQNVEAFENRYFKRKMTSEEMEAKIAKILEIVGLTGNEKKAITQLSGGMKQRVALARSLVIEPEILLLDEPLSALDAKIREKMQVLLRTIQQELGLTFIFVTHDQDEALELSDRIAVMRGGVIEQYDTPKNIYDYPVNIWVAKFIGNSNIFNAKILKNGNVRMLGKEFKTVHDFEEFEGENEVDALIRPEDIDIVSEPKTVKGKIKGRIKEMQYRGSYFYLTIETDDEDIIYVETAKKFELNEKVYLSWTIDSIHLMKKDAKWDYSNDAFQN; the protein is encoded by the coding sequence ATGGCTATATCAAAAAAGAAAAAAGATAATTTACCAATTATCGAACTTAAAGAAGTTGTTAAAGAATTTGATGATAAAGTCGTTCTTCACAGTGTTGATTTAAAAATTAATCGTGGAGAATTTGTAACTTTACTTGGACCATCAGGAAGTGGGAAAACAACTATTTTAAGATTATTAGGAGGTTTTGAATGAGCAACACGTGGTGAAATCATGTTTAATGGGCTCGATATTAAAGATTTATCTCCTCATAAAAGAAATGTATCAACTATTTTCCAAGATTACGCATTATTTCCACACTTAAATGTTGAAGGAAATGTTGCGTATGGTTTAAAACTCAAAAGAGTCAAAAAAGAAGTAATTAATGAAAAACACATTAAATTACTTGAAACTAAGAAAAAACAATGAATCGCAAAAGCTGAAGCTAAAATGGCTGAGCTTGACAAAATCCAAGAACAATACACCAAAGAACTCGAATCAATCCCAGAAGGAACTCGTCAATACCGCAAAAGACAAGAATGACTTGACGATTCTGATTTTCAATATTCATATTGAGAAAACTATGTAAACCAAAATGTTGAAGCTTTTGAAAACCGTTATTTCAAAAGAAAAATGACTAGCGAAGAAATGGAAGCTAAAATCGCTAAAATCCTTGAAATTGTTGGATTAACAGGAAATGAGAAAAAGGCAATTACTCAATTAAGTGGAGGAATGAAACAACGTGTTGCTTTAGCTCGTAGTTTAGTTATTGAACCCGAAATTTTACTTCTTGACGAACCGCTTAGTGCCTTAGATGCCAAAATTCGTGAAAAAATGCAAGTTTTATTAAGAACAATCCAGCAAGAATTAGGACTAACTTTTATCTTTGTTACTCACGATCAAGATGAAGCATTAGAGCTTTCTGATCGAATCGCTGTTATGCGTGGTGGAGTAATTGAGCAATACGATACACCAAAAAATATTTATGACTATCCTGTTAATATTTGAGTAGCAAAATTTATCGGAAATTCAAATATTTTTAACGCCAAAATCCTTAAAAATGGAAATGTTAGAATGCTTGGTAAAGAGTTTAAAACAGTTCATGATTTCGAAGAATTTGAAGGTGAAAATGAAGTTGATGCATTAATTCGTCCTGAAGATATTGATATTGTTTCAGAACCTAAAACAGTCAAAGGTAAAATTAAAGGTAGAATCAAAGAAATGCAATACCGTGGAAGCTACTTCTACCTTACTATCGAAACAGATGATGAAGATATTATCTATGTTGAAACTGCTAAGAAATTTGAATTAAATGAAAAAGTTTATCTTTCATGAACAATCGATTCAATTCACTTAATGAAAAAAGACGCTAAGTGAGATTATTCAAATGATGCTTTCCAAAATTAG